From Salmo salar chromosome ssa04, Ssal_v3.1, whole genome shotgun sequence, one genomic window encodes:
- the cdx1b gene encoding homeobox protein CDX-1b, protein MYVSYLLEKEPSMYPNSVRHPSLNLNHQNFVPAPPQYSDFSGYHHVAGINNDPHHSQAGAWNPAYPPSREEWSPYGPGTGPSTSNPGPIGYSPPEFSPVPQPGLLPSINSSVGQLSPNSQRRNPYDWMRRSVPPANSGGKTRTKDKYRVVYTDHQRLELEKEFHYSRYITIRRKAELATSLSLSERQVKIWFQNRRAKERKVNKKKMQQPQPASTTTPTPPGSGMPGNVAMVTSSSGGLVSPSIPMTIKEEY, encoded by the exons ATGTACGTGAGTTATCTTTTGGAGAAGGAACCCAGCATGTACCCAAATTCAGTGCGACATCCCAGCCTAAACTTGAATCATCAGAACTTTGTCCCCGCACCTCCACAGTATTCGGATTTCAGCGGATACCACCACGTTGCTGGGATTAACAATGACCCTCACCACAGCCAGGCGGGGGCCTGGAACCCCGCTTACCCGCCGAGCCGGGAAGAGTGGTCACCCTATGGGCCGGGGACAGGACCGTCCACATCTAATCCGGGGCCAATAGGGTATAGTCCcccagagttctctccagtcccACAACCCGGTCTTCTCCCGTCTATCAACTCATCTGTTGGGCAGCTGTCTCCCAATTCTCAGCGCAGAAACCCTTATGATTGGATGAGGCGGAGCGTACCACCGGCAAATTCAG GTGGTAAGACAAGAACGAAAGACAAGTACCGGGTGGTGTACACAGATCACCAGCGGTTGGAGCTGGAGAAGGAGTTCCACTATAGCCGCTACATCACCATCAGGAGGAAAGCAGAGCTGGCCACGTCTCTCAGCCTCTCAGAACGACAG GTAAAAATCTGGTTTCAGAATCGGCGTGCCAAAGAGAGGAAAGTGAACAAGAAGAAGATGCAACAGCCTCAGCCTGCGTCCACAACAACACCTACTCCCCCAGGCTCTGGCATGCCCGGCAACGTTGCCATGGTGACCAGCAGCAGTGGTGGCTTAGTGTCTCCGTCTATACCAATGACTATCAAAGAAGAATACTGA